From Populus trichocarpa isolate Nisqually-1 chromosome 19, P.trichocarpa_v4.1, whole genome shotgun sequence, a single genomic window includes:
- the LOC18108580 gene encoding protein EPIDERMAL PATTERNING FACTOR 1 yields MKIFVAALVIALICLPTAISARHIGRPRTHHGHHHSTQPRIKDGTVAQPNFYRERWPAKRRGDTVQIAGSSLPDCSHACGSCSPCRLVMVSFICASLEEAETCPMAYKCMCHNKSYPVP; encoded by the exons ATGAAGATTTTTGTTGCAGCATTAGTCATTGCTCTCATTTGTCTTCCCACGGCCATTTCCGCGAGGCACATAGGCAGGCCACGAACAC ACCATGGGCACCACCATTCGACACAGCCTCGAATTAAAGATGGGACGGTGGCACAACCCAATTTCTACAGGGAAAGATGGCCAGCAAAGAGAAGGGGTGATACTGTCCAAATTGCTGGATCAAGCTTGCCTGATTGTTCTCATGCATGTGGGTCATGCTCACCATGTAGACTAGTAATGGTCAGCTTTATTTGTGCTTCACTTGAAGAGGCTGAGACCTGTCCCATGGCTTATAAATGCATGTGTCATAACAAGTCTTATCCTGTCCCATGA